From Triticum urartu cultivar G1812 unplaced genomic scaffold, Tu2.1 TuUngrouped_contig_4315, whole genome shotgun sequence, one genomic window encodes:
- the LOC125527647 gene encoding desmethyl-deoxy-podophyllotoxin synthase-like produces the protein MSRVMDGVIEEKRARKAAGIGREEEEDILDVLLDGGGTAPLDIGTIRAVVRDLFGAGSESSASTLQWAMAELMRKPAALRRAQAEVRGALAGQSHVGEEALQELPYLRLVIKETLRLHATVPLMLPRESREATRVLGYDVPQGTMVLVNAWAIGRDPATFGADAEEFRPERFEEGTAAALDFRGTDFELLPFGAGRRMCPGITFGLAVIELALASLLFHFNWELPGGTVELDMAETFGVTAKMKNDLWLHATVIVPPL, from the coding sequence ATGTCCAGGGTCATGGACGGCGTCATCGAGGAGAAACGCGCGAGGAAGGCGGCCGGCATCGgcagggaggaagaggaggacaTCCTGGACGTGCTTCTGGACGGCGGCGGTACCGCGCCTCTCGACATCGGGACCATCCGTGCCGTGGTGAGGGATCTCTTCGGAGCCGGGAGCGAGTCCTCGGCGTCGACGCTGCAGTGGGCCATGGCGGAGCTGATGCGGAAACCCGCAGCGCTCCGGAGAGCGCAGGCGGAGGTGCGCGGCGCGCTCGCCGGGCAGAGCCACGTCGGGGAGGAGGCCCTTCAGGAGCTGCCGTACCTGCGGCTGGTGATCAAGGAGACGCTCCGGCTGCACGCGACGGTGCCGCTGATGCTCCCGAGGGAGAGCCGCGAGGCCACCCGCGTCCTCGGGTACGACGTGCCCCAGGGCACCATGGTGCTGGTCAACGCGTGGGCCATCGGCCGGGACCCGGCGACCTTCGGCGCGGACGCCGAGGAGTTCCGGCCGGAGAGGTTCGAGGAGGGGACCGCGGCGGCGCTGGACTTCAGGGGGACAGACTTCGAGCTCCTGCCGTTCGGCGCGGGTCGGAGGATGTGCCCCGGGATCACGTTCGGGCTCGCCGTCATTGAGCTCGCGCTGGCGAgcctcctcttccatttcaactGGGAGCTCCCCGGCGGCACGGTGGAACTGGACATGGCGGAGACGTTCGGGGTCACGGCGAAGATGAAGAACGACCTGTGGCTGCATGCTACCGTCATCGTGCCACCTCTCTAA